From the genome of Gorilla gorilla gorilla isolate KB3781 chromosome 4, NHGRI_mGorGor1-v2.1_pri, whole genome shotgun sequence, one region includes:
- the LOC101131210 gene encoding LOW QUALITY PROTEIN: putative histone H1.9 (The sequence of the model RefSeq protein was modified relative to this genomic sequence to represent the inferred CDS: inserted 2 bases in 1 codon) yields the protein MASEGARERRGPEPKRKPQRGPGTGTHLSHPVRGSPVETSSHPGGPCTQDTSPTPGREAERHFATVSISAVELKYCHGWRPAGQRVPSKTATGQRTCAKPCQKPSTSKVILRAVADKGSCKYVSLATLKKAVSTTGYDMARNAYHFKRVLKGLVDKGXQQVTGRGASGSFTLGKKQASKSKLKVKRQRQQRWRSGQRPFGQHRSLLGSKQRHKRLIKGVRRVAKCHCN from the exons ATGGCGTCTGAGGGAGCAAG GGAAAGGCGAGGGCCGGAGCCCAAGAGGAAGCCTCAGAGAGGACCAGGAACCGGGACACACCTCAGCCATCCTGTGAGGGGCAGCCCAGTGGAGACTTCCAGCCACCCTGGAGGTCCTTGCACCCAAGACACTTCACCTACCccagggagagaagcagaaaggcACTTCGCCACTGTCTCCATCAGTGCTGTTGAACTCAAATACTGCCATGGGTGGAGGCCAGCAGGGCAGCGTGTCCCTAGCAAGACAGCGACTGGGCAACGCACCTGTGCCAAACCCTGCCAGAAGCCCAGCACGTCCAAGGTGATCCTGAGGGCTGTGGCGGACAAGGGGAGCTGCAAGTATGTGTCCCTGGCCACCCTGAAGAAGGCTGTTTCCACCACGGGCTACGACATGGCCCGAAATGCCTATCACTTCAAGCGTGTGCTCAAGGGGCTGGTGGACAAGGG TCAGCAGGTGACCGGCAGGGGGGCCTCAGGCTCCTTCACCCTGGGCAAGAAGCAGGCCTCCAAGTCCAAGCTCAAGGTCAAGAGGCAACGACAGCAGAGGTGGCGCTCTGGGCAGCGCCCCTTTGGACAGCACAGGTCACTACTGGGCTCCAAACAGAGGCACAAGCGGCTTATCAAGGGGGTTCGAAGGGTGGCCAAGTGCCACTGCAATTAA
- the SGCA gene encoding alpha-sarcoglycan: MSARRVSIPDLVHAPGGEGRLTLGPSCPEPPPSFPPLLPAPCLCHSPGGPGRAAMAATLFWTPLLVVLLAGLGDTEAQQTTLHPLVGRVFVHTLDHETFLSLPEHVAVPPAVRITYHAHLQGHPDLPRWLRYTQRSPHHPGFLYGSATPEDRGRQVIEVTAYNRDSFDTTRQRLVLEIGDPEGPLLPYQAEFLVRSHDVEEVLPSTPASRFLSALGGLWEPGELQLLNITSALDRGGRVPLPIEGRKEGVYIKVGSASPFSTCLKMVASPDSHARCAQGQPPLLSCYDTLAPHFHVDWCNVTLVDKSVPEPADEVPTPGDGILEHDPFFCPPTEAPDRDFLVDALVTLLVPLLVALLLTLLLAYVMCCRREGRLKRDLATSDIQMVHHCTIHGNTEELRQMAASREVPRPLSTLPMFNVRTGERLPPRVDSAQVPLILDQH; encoded by the exons ATGAGTGCGAGGAGGGTGTCTATCCCAGATTTGGTGCATGCTCCAGGCGGGGAGGGGAGGCTGACGCTGGGACCCAGCTGCCCCGAGccacctccctccttcccccctctcctccctgccccctgtCTCTGTCACTCACCGGGCGGGCCAGGCCGGGCAGCCATGGCTGCGACACTCTTCTGGACTCCTCTCCTCGTGG TTCTCCTGGCAGGGCTGGGGGACACCGAGGCCCAGCAGACCACGCTACACCCACTCGTGGGCCGTGTCTTTGTGCACACCTTGGACCATGAGACGTTTCTGAGCCTTCCTGAGCATGTCG CTGTCCCACCCGCTGTCCGCATCACCTACCACGCCCACCTCCAGGGACACCCAGACCTGCCCCGGTGGCTCCGCTACACCCAGCGCAGCCCCCACCACCCTGGCTTCCTCTACGGCTCTGCCACCCCAGAAGATCGTGGGCGCCAGGTCATTGAG GTCACAGCCTACAATCGGGACAGCTTTGATACCACTCGGCAGAGGCTAGTGCTGGAGATTGGGGACCCAGAAG gccccctgCTGCCATACCAAGCCGAGTTCCTGGTGCGCAGCCACGATGTGGAGGAGGTGCTGCCCTCAACACCTGCCAGCCGCTTCCTCTCAGCCTTGGGGGGACTCTGGGAGCCCGGAGAGCTTCAGCTGCTCAACATCACTTCTGCCTTGGACCGTGGGGGCCGTGTCCCCCTTCCCATTGAGGGCCGAAAAGAAGG GGTGTACATTAAGGTGGGTTCTGCCTCACCTTTCTCTACTTGCCTGAAGATGGTGGCATCCCCCGATAGCCACGCCCGCTGTGCCCAGGGCCAGCCTCCACTTCTGTCTTGCTATGACACCTTGGCACCCCACTTCCACGTTGACTGGTGCAATGTGACCCTG GTGGATAAGTCAGTGCCGGAGCCTGCAGATGAGGTGCCCACCCCAGGTGATGGGATCCTGGAGCATGACCCGTTCTTCTGCCCACCCACTGAGGCCCCAGACCGTGACTTCTTGGTGGATGCTCTGGTCACCCTCCTGGTGCCCCTGCTGGTGGCCCTGCTTCTTACCTTGCTGCTGGCCTATGTCATGTGCTGCCGGCGGGAGGGAAG GCTGAAGAGAGACCTGGCTACCTCCGA CATCCAGATGGTCCACCACTGCACCATCCACGGGAACACAGAGGAGCTGCGGCAGATGGCGGCCAGCCGCGAGGTGCCCCGGCCACTCTCCACCCTGCCCATGTTCAACGTGCGCACAGGCGAGCGGCTGCCTCCCCGCGTGGACAGCGCCCAGGTGCCCCTCATTCTGGACCAGCACTGA